A region of Armatimonadota bacterium DNA encodes the following proteins:
- a CDS encoding NADH-quinone oxidoreductase subunit M: MPILTVTLFLPLLGTLVVLFLPPHDPHRIRRVTLGFAGLTFLSSLAILSYFDFGRREIQLLEQAAWIPAIGVQYKVGVDSMSLALAILTTLLTLLSVVYSLRVEERVKEYNLLFLLLETGMLGVFFALDFFLFYVFWELTLVPMYFLIGIWGGPRREYAAIKFFLYTLVGSLAMLLAILLLYFHLPPGERTFDVLRILEIRPLSGTGLVTQLAFWGFFLSFAIKVPMWPFHTWLPDAHVEAPTAGSVILAAILLKLGTYGFVRFSLPLFPEVFQQHASLIAVLALIGIIYGALVAMAQQDLKKLVAYSSVNHMGYVMLAVAAAAAARGKPELAGPAATALNGAVLEMLAHGVITGALFLIVGVLYDYRTHTRGVEDFGGLWAVLPKYGAVTITAMFASLGLPGLMGFVAEFLIFVGSFAILPVHTAIAAVGIIVTAAFFLWTIQRIFLGPPNPRWGNLPDLDRREAWALVPLVVLMIVFGVYPRPLVEFINLSTTQVMQLVGLVR; encoded by the coding sequence ATGCCGATTCTCACCGTGACCCTTTTTCTGCCGCTCCTGGGAACCCTCGTGGTGCTGTTCCTGCCTCCGCATGACCCGCACCGCATCCGGAGGGTGACGCTAGGGTTCGCGGGGCTCACGTTCCTGAGCTCTCTGGCCATCCTGTCGTATTTCGACTTCGGACGGCGGGAGATCCAGCTCCTCGAGCAGGCGGCCTGGATCCCCGCCATCGGCGTCCAGTACAAGGTGGGGGTGGACAGCATGAGCCTCGCCCTGGCCATCCTCACCACCCTCCTCACCCTTCTCTCCGTGGTCTACTCCCTGCGGGTGGAGGAGCGGGTGAAGGAGTACAACCTGCTGTTCCTGCTGCTGGAAACGGGCATGTTGGGCGTGTTCTTTGCCCTGGATTTCTTCCTGTTCTATGTGTTCTGGGAACTCACCCTGGTGCCCATGTACTTCCTCATCGGGATCTGGGGGGGACCCCGCCGGGAGTACGCGGCCATCAAGTTCTTCCTGTACACCCTGGTGGGCTCCCTCGCCATGCTGCTGGCCATCCTGCTCCTGTACTTCCACCTGCCGCCCGGGGAACGGACCTTCGACGTGCTGCGGATCCTGGAGATCCGGCCGCTTTCGGGAACGGGCCTGGTGACGCAGCTCGCCTTCTGGGGGTTCTTTCTGTCCTTCGCAATCAAGGTGCCCATGTGGCCCTTCCACACCTGGCTGCCGGATGCCCATGTGGAGGCGCCTACGGCGGGATCCGTGATCCTGGCCGCCATCCTGCTGAAGCTGGGAACCTACGGATTCGTACGCTTCAGCCTCCCCCTCTTCCCGGAGGTCTTCCAGCAGCACGCCTCCCTCATCGCGGTCCTGGCCCTCATCGGGATCATCTACGGGGCGCTGGTGGCCATGGCACAGCAGGACCTCAAGAAGCTGGTGGCCTACTCCTCCGTGAACCACATGGGATACGTGATGCTGGCGGTGGCCGCCGCGGCCGCGGCGCGAGGGAAGCCGGAGCTGGCGGGGCCCGCGGCCACGGCCCTGAACGGCGCGGTGCTGGAGATGCTGGCCCACGGGGTTATCACAGGGGCTCTGTTCCTCATCGTCGGTGTCCTCTACGACTATCGGACCCACACCCGTGGGGTGGAGGATTTCGGCGGGCTGTGGGCGGTGCTGCCGAAGTACGGAGCGGTGACCATCACCGCCATGTTCGCCTCCCTGGGGCTCCCGGGGCTCATGGGGTTCGTGGCGGAGTTCTTGATCTTTGTGGGTTCCTTTGCCATCCTGCCCGTGCACACCGCCATTGCGGCGGTGGGCATCATCGTCACCGCCGCCTTCTTCCTGTGGACCATTCAGCGCATCTTCCTGGGCCCCCCGAACCCCCGGTGGGGAAACCTGCCGGACCTGGACCGCCGGGAAGCCTGGGCCCTGGTGCCCCTGGTGGTCCTCATGATCGTGTTCGGAGTATACCCTAGGCCGCTTGTGGAATTCATCAACCTCAGCACCACGCAGGTGATGCAGCTGGTGGGGTTGGTGAGATGA
- the nuoL gene encoding NADH-quinone oxidoreductase subunit L codes for MGAWAWLIPLFPLAGYGILIAWGRRLGDRSPLVAVGAMLLATLTALAVFLEQLRGVDPYVWRTVWAVGGDRVITAGYTVDRLSATMALMVTVVGTLIFLYSIGYMRGDPYYSRFFAFLSLFCAGMLTTVLANSFLVLLLGWEIIGLCSYLLIGFYFRRRSANMAQMKAFLTTRVGDTFMLVGIMLLFAQFGTVDYQEIFEALAHGKAWSPAAVTLFGLPVPLAVLGALLIFGGSVGKSGQVPLHVWLPDAMEGPTPVSALIHAATMVAAGVYLVARTYPLFFYTPGHVALEAVAWVGAITALLAALMAVAQDDIKRILAYSTISQLGFMMAGLGVLGYTAGFFHLLTHAFFKALLFLGAGSVIHAVRTNNIKEMGGLWRKMPVTFGTFLIGYLALAGIFPFAGFWSKDEILLEAYHHNPAVYWVLTVASFLTAFYMTRLVAYAFFGSFRGPAHPEPDPWLEEDYVRAGVRGPHHGHGSHATVPHESPPVMTVPLVVLAAFSAGVGFVGAPGTGPEGGSWFHRFIEFEGFREAEIHAPGFSWAVALRGLGVALAGILVAWGMYGGRRRYSEQVRDWMPWLVAFLRDRMYFDAFYGWLFVQGGLALARLLRAFDTYVVDGIVNAVGYLTVLIARVDRVIDTYVVDGLVNLVGIVTRWLGSVLRYIQTGRAYNYILLATLGVVLIVVWTLWRL; via the coding sequence ATGGGGGCCTGGGCCTGGCTCATCCCGCTCTTCCCCCTCGCCGGATACGGAATCCTCATCGCGTGGGGGCGTAGGCTCGGGGACCGGTCTCCCCTGGTGGCGGTGGGTGCCATGCTCCTGGCGACCCTGACGGCCCTGGCCGTGTTCCTGGAGCAGCTCCGCGGGGTGGATCCATACGTGTGGCGGACCGTGTGGGCGGTAGGGGGCGACCGGGTGATCACCGCCGGGTACACCGTGGATCGTCTGTCCGCCACCATGGCCCTGATGGTCACGGTGGTGGGCACCCTCATCTTCCTCTACTCCATCGGATATATGCGAGGGGACCCTTACTACAGCCGGTTCTTCGCCTTCCTCAGCCTTTTCTGCGCGGGGATGCTCACCACGGTCCTCGCCAATAGCTTCCTGGTGCTCCTCCTGGGCTGGGAGATCATCGGACTGTGCTCCTACCTCCTCATCGGCTTCTACTTCCGACGTCGGTCCGCCAACATGGCACAGATGAAGGCCTTCCTCACCACCCGGGTGGGGGACACCTTCATGCTGGTGGGGATCATGCTGCTCTTCGCTCAGTTCGGTACCGTGGACTACCAGGAGATCTTCGAGGCCCTGGCCCACGGCAAGGCCTGGTCCCCCGCGGCGGTTACCCTCTTCGGCCTGCCTGTGCCCCTGGCGGTCCTGGGAGCCCTGTTGATCTTCGGGGGGTCGGTGGGGAAGAGCGGCCAGGTGCCCCTGCACGTGTGGCTGCCGGACGCCATGGAGGGGCCCACTCCCGTTTCCGCCCTCATCCACGCGGCCACCATGGTGGCCGCGGGGGTATACCTGGTGGCCCGCACCTACCCCCTGTTCTTCTACACCCCGGGCCACGTGGCTCTGGAGGCGGTGGCGTGGGTTGGGGCGATCACGGCCCTTCTGGCTGCCCTCATGGCGGTGGCCCAGGACGACATCAAGCGTATCCTCGCGTACTCCACCATCAGCCAGCTGGGCTTCATGATGGCGGGACTGGGGGTCTTGGGGTACACCGCGGGCTTCTTCCATCTCCTCACCCATGCCTTCTTCAAGGCGTTGCTGTTCCTGGGGGCAGGAAGCGTGATCCACGCGGTGCGTACGAACAACATCAAGGAGATGGGTGGACTGTGGCGGAAGATGCCCGTCACCTTCGGGACCTTCCTCATCGGATACCTGGCGCTGGCTGGAATCTTTCCGTTCGCGGGATTCTGGAGCAAGGATGAGATCCTGCTGGAAGCGTACCACCACAACCCCGCGGTGTACTGGGTGCTCACCGTGGCCTCCTTCCTCACCGCCTTCTACATGACGCGGCTGGTGGCCTACGCCTTCTTCGGTTCCTTCCGGGGCCCCGCGCACCCGGAGCCGGATCCCTGGCTGGAGGAGGACTACGTCCGGGCCGGAGTGCGGGGTCCTCACCACGGGCATGGTTCGCACGCCACCGTCCCGCACGAGAGCCCGCCCGTGATGACCGTGCCCCTCGTGGTGCTCGCGGCCTTCTCTGCGGGGGTGGGGTTTGTGGGAGCTCCCGGCACGGGACCGGAGGGCGGGTCCTGGTTCCATCGCTTCATCGAGTTCGAAGGGTTCCGGGAGGCGGAGATCCACGCACCGGGTTTCTCCTGGGCCGTGGCCCTGCGGGGGCTGGGCGTGGCCCTGGCGGGCATCCTGGTGGCCTGGGGGATGTATGGGGGGCGGAGGAGGTACAGCGAACAGGTACGGGACTGGATGCCGTGGCTGGTTGCCTTCCTGCGGGATCGGATGTACTTCGACGCGTTCTACGGCTGGCTGTTCGTGCAGGGGGGGCTGGCCCTGGCCCGGCTGCTGCGTGCCTTCGATACCTACGTGGTGGACGGGATCGTCAACGCGGTGGGCTACCTCACGGTGCTGATCGCTCGGGTCGACCGGGTGATCGACACGTACGTGGTAGACGGCCTCGTCAACCTCGTGGGGATTGTGACCCGATGGCTGGGCTCGGTCCTGCGCTACATCCAGACGGGGCGAGCCTACAACTACATCCTCCTGGCCACCCTGGGGGTGGTGCTCATCGTGGTATGGACCCTGTGGAGGTTGTGA
- the nuoK gene encoding NADH-quinone oxidoreductase subunit NuoK encodes MIGLGHYLVSGALLFAAGLFAVLTRRNAVAILMGIELMLNAANINFVAFTKFVSPELVRGHIAALIVITLAACEAAVGLALVISAYRHLETVQVDEINLMKW; translated from the coding sequence ATGATCGGACTCGGACATTACCTTGTCTCCGGTGCCCTCCTGTTCGCCGCGGGCCTGTTTGCGGTGCTGACGCGGCGTAACGCGGTGGCCATCCTCATGGGGATCGAGCTCATGTTGAATGCGGCCAACATCAACTTCGTGGCCTTCACCAAGTTCGTCTCTCCGGAGCTGGTGCGGGGACACATCGCGGCCCTTATCGTCATCACCCTGGCCGCGTGCGAGGCGGCGGTGGGACTGGCGCTGGTGATCAGTGCCTACCGGCACCTGGAGACCGTGCAGGTGGACGAGATCAACCTTATGAAGTGGTAG
- a CDS encoding NADH-quinone oxidoreductase subunit J has protein sequence MAEAVAFYGLTAVALGASLVVVLSRNMVHAAVSLVPVLLAIAGYYILLGAEFVAAIQILIYAGAITVLILFVILLTEGATGVRVRPRNEQVPLGAIACLALAALLVTVLTQAPWPQAQGSLPEYNPGAVGQSFLTAYVLPFEATSLLIVACLVGAIVVARREE, from the coding sequence ATGGCGGAAGCCGTAGCCTTCTACGGACTCACCGCGGTAGCCCTGGGTGCTTCCCTGGTGGTGGTGCTGTCCCGAAACATGGTGCACGCCGCGGTCTCCCTGGTTCCTGTGCTCCTGGCGATCGCGGGCTACTACATCTTGCTGGGCGCGGAGTTCGTGGCCGCCATCCAGATCCTCATCTACGCGGGTGCCATCACTGTGCTCATCCTGTTCGTGATCCTGCTCACGGAGGGCGCCACGGGCGTACGGGTTCGCCCCCGGAACGAGCAGGTGCCCCTGGGGGCCATCGCCTGCCTCGCCCTGGCGGCGCTGCTCGTGACGGTGCTCACCCAAGCCCCCTGGCCCCAGGCTCAGGGATCCCTCCCCGAATACAATCCGGGGGCCGTGGGTCAGAGCTTTCTCACCGCGTACGTGCTGCCCTTTGAGGCAACGTCTTTGCTGATCGTGGCGTGTCTGGTGGGAGCCATCGTCGTTGCACGCAGGGAGGAATGA